In Geobacter anodireducens, a genomic segment contains:
- a CDS encoding transferase: protein MLNIPSVQQVKTQLVFILLKYLNLSYSFIPLFVIKKFYLRIFGIKVGKKSYIHSPVRFFHFGRLELGNNTVVNSGCYLDNRRGIFIGKNVSIAHDVKIYTLGHEIDDPFFRLKGASVKIHDNVVIFANSLIMPGVEIGEGAVIYPGSVVVKHVKPYSVVGGNPAREVRQRANDVRYELDYGYWFAN from the coding sequence ATATTAAATATTCCATCTGTGCAACAAGTAAAGACACAACTTGTGTTTATACTCCTGAAATATTTGAATCTGTCATATAGTTTCATTCCGCTCTTTGTGATTAAAAAATTCTATTTACGCATATTTGGTATAAAAGTAGGCAAGAAAAGCTATATACATTCACCCGTGCGTTTTTTCCATTTCGGCAGACTGGAGCTAGGCAATAATACTGTTGTGAACTCCGGTTGTTATCTCGATAACAGACGTGGCATATTCATTGGGAAGAATGTGTCGATTGCCCACGACGTAAAAATCTATACTCTTGGACATGAGATAGACGACCCGTTTTTTCGTTTGAAAGGTGCCAGCGTCAAAATTCACGATAACGTTGTAATTTTTGCAAATTCTTTAATTATGCCTGGTGTCGAGATCGGTGAAGGGGCAGTAATCTACCCCGGTTCCGTGGTGGTAAAGCATGTCAAACCGTACAGCGTAGTGGGAGGTAATCCGGCCCGGGAGGTACGTCAAAGAGCCAACGATGTCAGATATGAACTTGACTATGGGTACTGGTTTGCAAATTAA